The following proteins come from a genomic window of Lolium rigidum isolate FL_2022 chromosome 5, APGP_CSIRO_Lrig_0.1, whole genome shotgun sequence:
- the LOC124653317 gene encoding DNA-binding protein REB1-like — MGLRGSNVASQRRANTSIIMLVMLAADQVVANEDKKRKKKHLVVLEKSSQTKNTSKDENGEIKERGKEGDKSSPEFSENASAGRAEAEVDGKNDGKKKKSKEGTRDGIKEKVKAAQSKNKGKRVSFADTTEVFRTEAGDGEGNEGGKKKKKKAAQLKNKGKRVSFADSEEVFGIGGGDNGEGGSSDESKFVHGQRFSPEENATLMEAIRDFIEMKQLGEKGFEMIQSSRKHKELRGCWDVIGKCLPHRPHQAIYSRARVLLSRSDQRKWTQEEKEHIRRFVQNNGTEWKTLARELGKCDIHVKDTWRRIKSENLKKGHWTQDEHQKLFDMVNLDLRIKAHQIKDPDNRKLRDNISWEEISDKLTTRNHKNCCMKWYNTLASPMVRKGIWADVDDYLMVEALQKDDAVCVEDVDWDSLLDHRSGEVCRQRWNQIVRGIGGHREKPFIEQVEVLSRRYCPEMIEYRQPRE; from the exons ATGGGGTTGAGGGGAAGCAATGTAGCAAGTCAAAGaagagcaaacacaagcataataaTGCTGGTGATGCTTGCTGCCGATCAAGTTGTGGCAAATGAAGataagaagagaaagaagaagcaTCTAGTTGTGCTGGAAAAGAGCAGCCAAACCAAAAATACTAGCAAAGATGAGAATGGAGAGATCAAGGAGAGAGGAAAGGAAGGTGATAAATCCAGTCCAGAATTTAGTGAGAATGCATCTGCTGGGAGAGCGGAGGCTGAAGTAGATGGTAAGAATGATGGGAAGAAAAAGAAGAGCAAGGAGGGAACGCGGGATGGAATAAAGGAGAAAGTAAAGGCAGCTCAGTCAAAGAACAAGGGCAAGCGGGTGAGCTTTGCTGATACCACGGAAGTGTTCAGAACTGAAGCTGGTGATGGTGAGGGGAACGAaggaggaaaaaagaaaaagaaaaaggcagCTCAGTTAAAGAACAAGGGTAAGCGTGTGAGCTTTGCTGATTCTGAGGAGGTGTTTGGCATCGGAGGTGGCGACAATGGAGAAGGTGGGAGCAGTGATGAATCTAAATTTGTGCATGGACAGAGGTTTAGCCCAGAGGAAAACGCCACCCTCATGGAAGCTATAAGGGATTTTATAGAG ATGAAGCAATTGGGAGAGAAAGGCTTTGAGATGATTCAGTCTTCTCGTAAACACAAAGAGCTCAGGGGTTGTTGGGATGTTATAG ggaaatgttTACCCCATAGACCTCACCAAGCCATATACAGCCGGGCACGTGTATTACTCAGTAGGAGTGATCAACGTAAATGGACACAAGAAGAAAAAGAGCATATTCGGCG GTTTGTCCAAAATAATGGCACAGAGTGGAAGACATTGGCACGTGAACTTGGGAAGTGTGATATCCATGTAAAAGATACTTGGAGAAGAATAAAATCTGAGAACTTGAAAAAAG GACATTGGACACAGGATGAGCATCAAAAGCTATTCGATATGGTGAACCTTGACTTGCGTATAAAAGCTCATCAAATAAAAGATCCCGATAATCGGAAG CTTAGGGATAACATTTCCTGGGAGGAAATCAGTGATAAATTAACCACCCGTAATCACAAGAATTGCTGCATGAAGTG GTACAATACATTAGCATCTCCGATGGTTAGGAAAGGAATCTGGGCAGATGTTGATGATTATCTAATGGTGGAAGC GCTCCAGAAGGATGATGCTGTTTGTGTCGAAGATGTCGATTGGGACAGCCTTCTCGATCACAG ATCTGGTGAAGTCTGCCGCCAAAGATGGAACCAGATAGTCCGTGGCATTGGCGGCCACAGGGAGAAGCCTTTCATCGAGCAGGTTGAGGTGTTGTCCAGGCGCTACTGCCCGGAGATGATCGAGTACAGGCAACCGCGGGAATGA